Below is a genomic region from Petrotoga miotherma DSM 10691.
AATTATAGTTTAGAAAGTTTGATTCGAAAGGAGTGCATTATTTATGCTTTTTGGACTGATAGACAAGAATAAAAGTTTACTTAAAAAATATTCAAAGATCGCAAATAAAATAAATGAATTGGAAGAAAGCGTGAAATCTCTCAGCGACACTGAATTATCTGGTAAGACCTTGGAATTTAAAAACAGGTTAAAACAAGGTGAGAGTTTGGATGATATCTTACCCGAAGCCTTTGCTGTCGTAAGAGAAGCCTCACGAAGAACAGTAGGCATGCGGCATTTCGATGTACAGTTAATGGGAGGCATAGCTTTACATGAGGGTAAGATAACCGAGATGAAAACTGGGGAAGGAAAGACTTTAGTTGCAACCCTTCCAATATATCTAAATGCCTTAACAGGAAAAAATGTTCATCTGGCTACACATAATGATTATCTGGCTAAAAGAGATGCGAATTGGATGGGACCGGTTTATGAGTATCTAGGTTTGAGCGTAGGATACATTCAAGCCAACATGGACAAAGAAGATAGAAAAAAAGCGTATCAAGCTGATATAACTTACGGAACGGCAAATGAGTTTGGATTTGATTATTTAAGGGATAATTTAGTTTACGAAAATACCGACAAAGTTCAAAGAGGCCATTACTTTACAATAGTTGATGAAGCTGACTCCATTTTGATAGATGAAGCAAGGACACCGTTAATCATTTCGGGTCCTTCGGATACTCCCTCCGAACTTTACAGAAGATTTGCCTCTTTGGCGAAGAGATTCATAGTTGAAAAAGATTACACTATAGATGAAAAACAAAAAACTTTGGCATTAACTGAAGAAGGGATAAGCAAAGCGGAAAAACTGTTATCTGTCGATAATTTATACGATCCAAGCAACATTAAGTATTTGTTCCACCTTTTAAACGCCTTAAAGGCGATAAATTTTTTCAAAAGAGATAAAGATTATATCGTTCGTGATGGAGAAGTTGTTATCGTTGATGAATTTACTGGAAGATTATTACCTGGAAGAAGGTATTCGGAAGGATTACACCAGGCTATAGAAGCAAAAGAAGGAGTAAAAATCAAAGAAGAAAGTGTTACTTTTGCGACAATAACTTTCCAAAATTATTTTAGGATGTATGAAAAATTATCAGGCATGACCGGAACTGCAAAAACTGAGGAAGACGAGTTCAAAGCGATCTACAACACGGAAGTTGTTGTTATCCCTACCAACGAACCTGTTATTAGGGAAGATAAAAACGATTTAATTTTTAAAACCCAAAAAGAAAAATATCAATCAATAATTGATGAAATAGAAAAGCGTAACCAAAAAGGTCAACCCGTATTAGTTGGAACTACATCCATTGAAAACAGTGAAATCATAAGTGAACTACTGAAAAAAAGAGGAATAAAGCATGAAGTTTTGAATGCAAAATACCACGAACGGGAAGCAGAAATTATCGCTCATGCAGGAGAAAAAAACGCCGTTACCATAGCCACGAATATGGCGGGTAGAGGTACCGATATTAAATTGGGAGAAGGGGTCAAAGAGCTTGGAGGTCTTTTTGTTTTAGGTACAGAAAGACATGAAAGCAGAAGAATAGACAACCAATTAATAGGAAGATCTGGTAGACAAGGGGATCCTGGTGAATCAAGATTTATTATCTCTTTTGAGGATGATGTATTACGATTGTTCGGTGGGGACAGAATGAAAAACATGATGACCGCCTTAAAAATAGAAGAAGGTCAACCCATTGAACATAAAATGCTCAGTAAAGTTATTCGGGATGCACAAAAGAAAATTGAAGGAATACACTTCTCGATAAGAAAAAGATTGTACGAATTCGACTCTGTAATGGACAAACAAAGATCTGTAATATACAACCATAGGGATTGGATCCTTGAACAAGGCAACTATGATGATCACATAAAAGAAATCTTTACGGATGTTGTGGAAAGAATAGTGGAATCCTCATGGGACGAAGTTGAAGAAAAATACAACAAAAGTAGTATTTCAGAAAAGTTGAAACAATATTTAATAATTTCTGACATAAAGGGGAACACGCGTGAGGAAATAGAGGATGAAATTTTTGATTTACTTTGGAAAAGATATCAATACAAAAAAGAAGAGTTTGGAGAAGATTTTAATAAAGTCGCAAAATTTGTTATGTTAAGAATAATAGATGAAAAATGGAGGCACCATTTAGATTCTATCGAAGCGCTAAAGGAAGCTGTAGGATTAAGATCGTATGGTCAAAAAGACCCTGTTATGGAATTTAAAAAAGAATCGTATATACTTTTTGACCAGATGGTTGACAGTATATATGACGAAATAGTCAATTATTTAATGAGAATAGCAAAAGTAGTTCCAGAAAAAGAAGAAAGGGAAGCAAAAAGAATATACGCCAGCTTGAACTTTGTACATAACAACGTATCAGCGGTTGATGAATCGAACGATAATGGAAGATCTAAAAGTAAAAATGTCACTAAACCATCCAACAAGATTAAAAAAAGGTATAAAGTTAAGAGATAGTAATTGAAACCACTTTTAAGAGGTGATCAGATGATAGAATACGAAACCAAGGTTAAAATAGATGAGTTGAAAGAAAATTTTGAGGATTTAAAAGGGATTTTTGATATAGAAAAAGCAGAAGAAAAAGTTAAAGAACTTAACAAAAAAATGATGGATCCAGACTTTTGGAATGATCAAAACAGGGCCAAAAAAATCTCTCAGATGGCACAAAATTTAAAAGATGAAATAGATGAATTTAAAAAATTGGAAAACGATTTTGAAGAATTAGAAATAGCGGTTGAATTATCAGAGGATGATCCCTCGATGAACGTCCAAGTTGAAACGATTTTAAAAGTAATTGAAAAAAAGATAGGTTCCTTTCGATTAAGAATGCTTTTATCTGAAGAATATGATGACGCAAATGCCTTTATTAGTCTACATCCTGGTGCAGGAGGAACGGAGTCACAGGATTGGGCATCTATGCTATTGAGGATGTACACTCGATGGGCAGATAAAAATAATTATAACATTGAAACGATAGACTTTCAAGAAGGAGACGAGGCTGGAATAAAAAGCGCAACCATAAAAATTTCAGGTCCCTATGTTTACGGTAAATTAAAGTATGAAAGCGGTGTACATCGACTAGTAAGAATATCTCCATTCGACGCCAATGGAAGAAGGCACACTTCTTTTGCTTCGATATCCGTGATGCCAGAATTTGATGAAAATGTTGAGATAGAAATAAATCCAGACGATCTGAAAATAGATACATATAGATCAGGTGGAGCAGGTGGCCAACATGTTAATAAAACCGATTCAGCAGTTAGGATTACTCACTTACCAACAGGTATAGTGGTAGCGGTACAAAACGAGCGTTCACAACATCAAAACAAAGCCACCGCTTTAAAAATCCTAAAGGCAAAACTATATGAGTTAGAACATCAAAAAAAACTAGAAGAAAAATTAAAATTACGTGGTGAAGTAAAGGATATTTCCTGGGGTAATCAGATTAGATCATACGTTTTATATCCATACACTTTAGTTAAAGACCTAAGAACAGAGTATGAAACCTCTAACGCTCAAGCTGTTTTGGATGGGGAAATAGATGAATTCATAGAAGAAGAACTGTTATTCTTTGCGAAATATAAGTAAAAAAATTAATTTGTTTTTCAGCGAAAGAGGTGTATAATAATAGTAAGAAAATACGATGATTTTCATAAAAGTGTAATGATTGAGGAAGTCTTAGCCTATTTGATAACTGAAAAAAACGGTATTTATGTGGATTGCACCGCTGGTGAAGGTGGACATATAAAAGCTATTTTAGAATTCACTGATAAGATGGCTAGAATAATTGGAGTCGATGTGGATTATGAAGTATTGGAAATCGCAGAACAAAGGTTAAAAGACTTATCGGATAACGTAGTATTGATTAAATCATCTTATAAAGATATAGATATGGTTTTGAGGGGTTTAGGCATTGATAAAGTGGATGGTTTTTTAATGGATTTGGGGGTTTCTACCTTTCAGTTAAAAGGTGAAAACAGAGGGTTTTCTTTTACTAAAGACGAACCGTTAGACATGAGAATGGATAACCAGGCGAAAAAAGATGCAGCGTACATAGTTAATAATTATTCACAAGAAGACCTCAGACGCATCATTTTTGAGTATGGAGAAGAAAAAAGGTTTGCTTACAGTATTTCAAAAAGCATTATAAAAAACAGACCTATAAATACAACACAAGAGCTAGTGAACGCTATAAGAAAAGGACTACCTATCTCCCAAGTTCACGAAAGACGCAGACATTTTGCCACCAAAACTTTTCAAGCTTTGAGAATAGAAGTTAATGAAGAATTAAAAAATATCGAAGAAACCTTAGCTAAATTTGAAAGTTTTTTAAAGGTTGGAGCAAGAGCAGCTGTAATAACCTTTCATTCACTGGAAGATAGGATTGTCAAAAATTTTTTCAAAAATAATGAAAAATATGATTTTCTCACTCCCAAACCTATTTTACCTTCGCAAGAAGAAATTAAACGCAATCCAAGAAGCAGGAGTGCCAAATTGAGAGTGGCTGAGTATATAGGGGTTTAAAGAATGACAAGAGTTAGGGGGAGTTTTTATGGAAAGAAATGTGTACGCAAAAAGCAAAGGTATAGAAAAGACTAAATCTAAAGTTAAATCTCTCGATATTGTTATAGTCATCTTAGTTTTCTTAGCCTTCTTAACAGTCAGCATTTGGCTTACTATCTTTCTTAACTTTGGTAAAAATATTGAGAATTATAAATCCATAATAGCCCAATCTCAGATGGAGCTTAACAATATGGAATCACAGATATCTGCCTTAGATAGCCAAATAGACAAATATATCGAGATCTTAAATATTATGGAGAAATAATCGACTTATGAAACACAAATGGTTAATCTTCACCTTTCTTTTTCTTTCAGGATATGTTTTTCTTATTATCCTTACTTTTGTGTATAATAACTCTCTGGCACAGGACTTTAACGAATTTTCAGCTTCATTAGAAAACAATAAATATTCACAACTTGTGGATTCTAATGGAAATATGATTGTATATAACCAAGAAAAATATGAGGCCTGGATAGATTTAGGTTTTATGAAATCACAAAACGACTTTAAAAAAAACAAATATTTACTGAATCAAAGGTTCAGTGACGACGAAATAGAAAACATAAAATTTTTAAAATGGGGAACTTATGATACTTATGAACAAGCTTATATCGATCTGGGAATTTTAAACAAATACTCTAGAATATACCCTGTCACTCAACGTGTTTACAATGAATTATTTTCTCTTGATTTACTAATTGGAAAAACAGATAAAACCACATATGGAATCGAACCTTTTTTATTAGATAATGGTGTTTTAAATAGTCAAAAAACAACAAGTTTAAGTATAGATTTGAAAATGCAACAAATAGCATATGAAGAACTTCTAAATACTGTAAAAAAAGAATCCGCAGAAGGCGGAGTTATTGTTATTATGGAGAGTAAAACAGGTAAAATTAAATCGAGTGTTTCACTTTATCCATGGAATATTGCTTATATGGGGTATATAGAACCAGGTTCTACACTTAAACCACTATTAATCTCTACAGCGCTCGATGAACATATAATAAATCCTAACGATAAATTTTATTCTGGCTACGAATACTACCCTACAGGTAAAAAAAATTTTAAGGTTACCGAATCTCAAGGTTATGGAATGGGAGAAATCGGGCTCAAAGAAACTCTATCCTATTCCTCAAATATAGCGATAGCACAGATAATGGGAAAAGTACTTGAAGAATTTTCTAATCAATGGCTTTATCAGAAACTTTTAACCTATGGTTTTGGGAAAAAAACAGGGATAGAATTCAAAGGCGAAGTCAACGGAGTAGTCCCTTATCCGGATGATTGGTATGAAATAACCCCTTTTCAGATTGCTTTAGGTCAAGGGATTGGGATTACACCTATACAGTTAGTATCAGCTTTCAACATAATTCCTAACGGTGGAAAGCATGTACAACCAACTTTTTTAGAAGAAAAAGAAATCTTAGAAAGACAAGTTATATCTGAACCTACTGCTAAAATGGTAAAAGATTGGTTGAGTTATACAGTCATAGAAGGAACTGCACAAAAAGCCTATAAGGAAGGTTTAAGAATAGGTGGAAAGACTGGTACAGCCCAAAAGGCGGAAAGTGGCATAGGATACGTTGAAGGTAGCTATTATTCGTTGTTTGTTGGTTTTTATCCTGTTGTTGATCCCATATATACTGCTGTAGTTGTTATCGATAATCCTAAAGAAGAATTTTATGGTGGAGAAGTAGCTGCACCCGTTTTAACTAACATTTTTTATAGATACGCCAAAGAAAATAGCACTCTTGCTGACCAAAAAGTTTTTTATAAAGATATTATGCCAGATTTGATTGGTTATCCTATAACCGAAGCTTACAACGTCCTGTTGAACTTAGGAATAAAAGAAAATAATGTAATAATCACTGGTAATGGGGACACCGTTGTTTCACAATCTATCCCACCATATAAGTATCTAAATGATCAAGAAGTCATTCAACTTCACACAATCGACTGAAGGAGAGTTAACGTTGCAAAAAATATTAATATTGGGAAACTCTACTATACAAAAAAGGATTAGAATTGAAGAAATTATTAAGAAATCCCCAAACGCTGAAATAGTTACCTTATCGCCAGAAAATTATGTAAATGAAGACATCAACAACCTTTTCACTATGGGGAGTATCTTTTCCACAAACAGAATCATAGTAATTACAGATTTCAATTCTTTTAAAATCCCCTATCAAGAAAAGATATCTTCCTTACTGAAACATTATGAAAATACTTTTGAAGGCACACTCATTTTGGATATTCAAAAGGAAAATAAATATCTAAAAGAAATAAATTTTGATAAAAAAATAGAGACAATGATTCCTCCCCCTTGGAAAGATGAACTGTGGATAGAAATGCTTAAAGATTTTGCAAACAAGTTAAGCAAACAATTAAATGATGAAACAGCCGAGAAAATAATACAATTTGTGGGGAAAAATGAGGATTTGTTGTATGAAGAAATTAAAAAACTTTCCATATATTCCGATATGGAAATTATATCTATAAAAGATGTTGAAGATGTTTCTACTCATTTTTCTACAGCGAATTACGAAGAACTTTGCTATGATTTAGCAACAAAGAAATTATCAAATTCCCTAATAAAGCTGCAGTCGATTGTAAAATCTTCCTCATTCTTCCCAATTGCCCTAGCAAATTATTTATATAAATACTTTTTGGATCTGTATGCCGTGATACTAAATGGTGAAAGAAAGACTAATTACAATTGGTCTGAAGTTATGAAAATTAGTAAAGAAAGCATGGTTTCACAACAACGAGTAGCTTCCTTCTTAGGGTTCAATTTTAAAAACGACAAAGTAAAAAAAATTAATATTGAGAAACTCTACTCTCCTACTTCTATAGAAAAAATAATAATATATATAGAAGAATTGGATAGATCCTTAAAAACAGGTGGTGAACCAAAAGTACTCTTCCCAAAATTATTTGAAGAAATATGTTTAGGGGACCTATAATTAACACTTATCTACAATACTACTTATGGATTGAGGTATTTTTATCACAAAAGTTGTCCCTTTACCTAATTTTGATTTTACATCTATACTTCCTTTGAGCATTTCAAGATTCTTTTTTACAATTGCTAAACCCAAACCGCTTCCCGGCTTATCTTTAGAAACTCTAAAAAATGGTCTAAATATGTCTTTTAACTTATCTTCTGGAATCCCAGACCCTGTATCTTTTACCTCGATTACAAAATGTTTTGTATGACTTTCGTAACCTATACGGATATCTATTGAACCTTCTGTGGTGTATTTCATTGCGTTCCCTATTACGTTTACAAGGATCTGATTTAATTTAGTTTCATCCGTTTCAATATCTACCGGAATATCAACGGGAAAATTAACGTTTATTTCAACATCAGGGGATGCTGTGGGCTCTAACATTGATAAAACCTCATACAACAACTTTTTTAAATTTAATTTTTCTAAATTCAATCTCTTCTCTCTATTCAATTTGTTGAAAGTTGAAATATCGTCTAAAAGTGCGTTCATATGCTTAGCAGAAAATAGCATCTTTTTTACTATATTTTTTATCTCCTCTTCCTTTAAATCTTCATTGTTCAATATAGTTTCAGCAAATCCTATAATCGAAGTCAAAGGTGTTCTCAACTCATGACTAATAAAACTCAAATAATTAGAATTCGTTTCTACTGTTTCTTTTTCTGAATCCCGTAAGATTTTCAAAGTCAAAAATATAGATGCTAAATTGCTGAACATTCTAAGCATTTTTTTTGAATTATCATCGAAAGAGTCAACATGGAAGCTGTCTATATATATATGCCCGATTACACTGTCTTTATTTTTTAAAGCGGAAATCAAAGTTACCATTTGGTTTGTTTCTTTATGCAATTTTTTGCTGATTTTGTACAAATCGGTTTCAGGGGAATTGTAATCCAAAATATTCTGGACCTCTATTAAATCTGTATCCATATGGTTACTTACGTATGATTCGTTGAAAGGAACAACCATTTCTTTAATTAAATCTTCATCGTAACCAATTCCAACTATAGCTTCATATAATGCTCCCCTAATTAGCCAAATAGAACCACATTCAGCTTCGGGTATGATCTTTATAGCAATTTTTAATAGCTTTGTTAGGAAACCTTTTTCGCTTTCATCCCAATTTATTTCTTGTAAAAGATCTACCATTTCTTGAAAAGTTTCCATAAAAAATTCTTTTTCAATTTCTTTTTGCATCTTAATATTATTCCTCCCCCTCATCAATTTTGTAAACCATCTGTCACCTCTATTGTATCACAAATTAAACAATTAGAGTATTAATTATTCAAAAATAATAATATGCCCCAAACTTTAAAAATAACTTAAAAAAAGGCGAACATTTAACGTTCGCCTTTTTAAAAATATGGCGGGGACGACGGGACTCGAACCCGCGAGCACCGGTGTGACAGACCGGCATGATAACCAGCTTCACTACGTCCCCATCTTCTGCTCAATTATTTTATCACAAAACTTTCACTTTGTAAAGCCCCCACAAAGAATACTCTTTTATGTATATCTTCCTCTGAAATATTGTCGTGCTATAATATCCTCATCCTTAAGCTCATGGGCAGCATATACAGGCCAGTACGGCTGCCTTAGAAGCACTCTGCCCAGTGCAACCATATCCGCCCTCTCGTTTCCTATTATCTCCTCTGCCATTTCTGGACTGGTTATCAAGCCTACAGCCACAGTTGGTACTCCTGTTTGCCTTTTTACAGTCTCTGCATAAATTATCTGATAGCCAGGATATAAATTTATCCTTGGTGATAAGAGACCACCCGAACTGCAATCCACAACATCCACAAAGTCTTTCACAAGTTTTACTATCTTTATTGTTTCATTTATGTCAATACCCCCGTCTACAAAATCGGTAGCAGATACACGCATAAAAATTGGCATATCATCAGGTATGTTTTTCTTTACCTCAATTAATACTTGCCGCAAAAATCTCACTCTGTTTTCTATTTTTCCTCCATATTCATCACTTCTTTTGTTAGAAAGTGGTGACAAAAATTCATGAATGAGATAACCGTGAGCTGCGTGGACCTCTGTAGTGTCATATCCAACTTTAACGGCTCTTGCCGCCGCAGTACCAAAAGCTCTAATTATATCTTTAATCTCATTTTTAGTAAGCTCTGATGGAATGGGATATTCGTCACTCCACTTAATACTCGAAGGAGCAACAACCTTTTCGTTTTTCACCTCACACTTTCTCCCTGCATGGGCTAACTGAACACCGATTTTGCCTCCTACAGAATGCACAAAATCTACCATTTTTTTCAGAGGCTCGATTTGACTATCATCCCACAACCCTAAATCATTGCCAGTAATTCTACCTCGCCTTTCCACGGCTGTAGCCTCTTGCATGATAAGGCCTACACCTCCCACTGCCCTCGTACCATAATGGACAAAGTGCCAGTCGGTTGGCTTGCCGTCATCACCAGCAGAATACATGCACATGGGCGACATCATGATACGATTGTTAACTTCAAGGTCCTTTAGTTTAAATGGAGTGAAAAGTTTCCTCATACCAACACCTCTGCATATATTATTTGCCTTTTTGTATCTTTTTAAAATACTAAAGAACTCATACATAAAAAGCTGTGAGCGGGGCAAGTTCCATTTATGCTAACCTAAAGGATATGGGAAGGATCCAAGCGAAGCAATATGTGCTATTATCAGCAGTACCAGTACAATAACAAACATATACCATTTTGCATGAAAGATCCTAAGGGTCTTTTTAAACTTTAGACTTGCCTTTGTAAACCTCATGGTAAAACCTGCAAACACCATCCACGCCATCACAGCTATAAGTACCCCGTGAAATA
It encodes:
- the secA gene encoding preprotein translocase subunit SecA, producing the protein MLFGLIDKNKSLLKKYSKIANKINELEESVKSLSDTELSGKTLEFKNRLKQGESLDDILPEAFAVVREASRRTVGMRHFDVQLMGGIALHEGKITEMKTGEGKTLVATLPIYLNALTGKNVHLATHNDYLAKRDANWMGPVYEYLGLSVGYIQANMDKEDRKKAYQADITYGTANEFGFDYLRDNLVYENTDKVQRGHYFTIVDEADSILIDEARTPLIISGPSDTPSELYRRFASLAKRFIVEKDYTIDEKQKTLALTEEGISKAEKLLSVDNLYDPSNIKYLFHLLNALKAINFFKRDKDYIVRDGEVVIVDEFTGRLLPGRRYSEGLHQAIEAKEGVKIKEESVTFATITFQNYFRMYEKLSGMTGTAKTEEDEFKAIYNTEVVVIPTNEPVIREDKNDLIFKTQKEKYQSIIDEIEKRNQKGQPVLVGTTSIENSEIISELLKKRGIKHEVLNAKYHEREAEIIAHAGEKNAVTIATNMAGRGTDIKLGEGVKELGGLFVLGTERHESRRIDNQLIGRSGRQGDPGESRFIISFEDDVLRLFGGDRMKNMMTALKIEEGQPIEHKMLSKVIRDAQKKIEGIHFSIRKRLYEFDSVMDKQRSVIYNHRDWILEQGNYDDHIKEIFTDVVERIVESSWDEVEEKYNKSSISEKLKQYLIISDIKGNTREEIEDEIFDLLWKRYQYKKEEFGEDFNKVAKFVMLRIIDEKWRHHLDSIEALKEAVGLRSYGQKDPVMEFKKESYILFDQMVDSIYDEIVNYLMRIAKVVPEKEEREAKRIYASLNFVHNNVSAVDESNDNGRSKSKNVTKPSNKIKKRYKVKR
- the prfB gene encoding peptide chain release factor 2 → MIEYETKVKIDELKENFEDLKGIFDIEKAEEKVKELNKKMMDPDFWNDQNRAKKISQMAQNLKDEIDEFKKLENDFEELEIAVELSEDDPSMNVQVETILKVIEKKIGSFRLRMLLSEEYDDANAFISLHPGAGGTESQDWASMLLRMYTRWADKNNYNIETIDFQEGDEAGIKSATIKISGPYVYGKLKYESGVHRLVRISPFDANGRRHTSFASISVMPEFDENVEIEINPDDLKIDTYRSGGAGGQHVNKTDSAVRITHLPTGIVVAVQNERSQHQNKATALKILKAKLYELEHQKKLEEKLKLRGEVKDISWGNQIRSYVLYPYTLVKDLRTEYETSNAQAVLDGEIDEFIEEELLFFAKYK
- the rsmH gene encoding 16S rRNA (cytosine(1402)-N(4))-methyltransferase RsmH, with the protein product MVRKYDDFHKSVMIEEVLAYLITEKNGIYVDCTAGEGGHIKAILEFTDKMARIIGVDVDYEVLEIAEQRLKDLSDNVVLIKSSYKDIDMVLRGLGIDKVDGFLMDLGVSTFQLKGENRGFSFTKDEPLDMRMDNQAKKDAAYIVNNYSQEDLRRIIFEYGEEKRFAYSISKSIIKNRPINTTQELVNAIRKGLPISQVHERRRHFATKTFQALRIEVNEELKNIEETLAKFESFLKVGARAAVITFHSLEDRIVKNFFKNNEKYDFLTPKPILPSQEEIKRNPRSRSAKLRVAEYIGV
- a CDS encoding penicillin-binding transpeptidase domain-containing protein, which codes for MKHKWLIFTFLFLSGYVFLIILTFVYNNSLAQDFNEFSASLENNKYSQLVDSNGNMIVYNQEKYEAWIDLGFMKSQNDFKKNKYLLNQRFSDDEIENIKFLKWGTYDTYEQAYIDLGILNKYSRIYPVTQRVYNELFSLDLLIGKTDKTTYGIEPFLLDNGVLNSQKTTSLSIDLKMQQIAYEELLNTVKKESAEGGVIVIMESKTGKIKSSVSLYPWNIAYMGYIEPGSTLKPLLISTALDEHIINPNDKFYSGYEYYPTGKKNFKVTESQGYGMGEIGLKETLSYSSNIAIAQIMGKVLEEFSNQWLYQKLLTYGFGKKTGIEFKGEVNGVVPYPDDWYEITPFQIALGQGIGITPIQLVSAFNIIPNGGKHVQPTFLEEKEILERQVISEPTAKMVKDWLSYTVIEGTAQKAYKEGLRIGGKTGTAQKAESGIGYVEGSYYSLFVGFYPVVDPIYTAVVVIDNPKEEFYGGEVAAPVLTNIFYRYAKENSTLADQKVFYKDIMPDLIGYPITEAYNVLLNLGIKENNVIITGNGDTVVSQSIPPYKYLNDQEVIQLHTID
- a CDS encoding DNA polymerase III subunit delta; translation: MQKILILGNSTIQKRIRIEEIIKKSPNAEIVTLSPENYVNEDINNLFTMGSIFSTNRIIVITDFNSFKIPYQEKISSLLKHYENTFEGTLILDIQKENKYLKEINFDKKIETMIPPPWKDELWIEMLKDFANKLSKQLNDETAEKIIQFVGKNEDLLYEEIKKLSIYSDMEIISIKDVEDVSTHFSTANYEELCYDLATKKLSNSLIKLQSIVKSSSFFPIALANYLYKYFLDLYAVILNGERKTNYNWSEVMKISKESMVSQQRVASFLGFNFKNDKVKKINIEKLYSPTSIEKIIIYIEELDRSLKTGGEPKVLFPKLFEEICLGDL
- a CDS encoding GAF domain-containing sensor histidine kinase translates to MQKEIEKEFFMETFQEMVDLLQEINWDESEKGFLTKLLKIAIKIIPEAECGSIWLIRGALYEAIVGIGYDEDLIKEMVVPFNESYVSNHMDTDLIEVQNILDYNSPETDLYKISKKLHKETNQMVTLISALKNKDSVIGHIYIDSFHVDSFDDNSKKMLRMFSNLASIFLTLKILRDSEKETVETNSNYLSFISHELRTPLTSIIGFAETILNNEDLKEEEIKNIVKKMLFSAKHMNALLDDISTFNKLNREKRLNLEKLNLKKLLYEVLSMLEPTASPDVEINVNFPVDIPVDIETDETKLNQILVNVIGNAMKYTTEGSIDIRIGYESHTKHFVIEVKDTGSGIPEDKLKDIFRPFFRVSKDKPGSGLGLAIVKKNLEMLKGSIDVKSKLGKGTTFVIKIPQSISSIVDKC
- the namA gene encoding NADPH dehydrogenase NamA, producing MRKLFTPFKLKDLEVNNRIMMSPMCMYSAGDDGKPTDWHFVHYGTRAVGGVGLIMQEATAVERRGRITGNDLGLWDDSQIEPLKKMVDFVHSVGGKIGVQLAHAGRKCEVKNEKVVAPSSIKWSDEYPIPSELTKNEIKDIIRAFGTAAARAVKVGYDTTEVHAAHGYLIHEFLSPLSNKRSDEYGGKIENRVRFLRQVLIEVKKNIPDDMPIFMRVSATDFVDGGIDINETIKIVKLVKDFVDVVDCSSGGLLSPRINLYPGYQIIYAETVKRQTGVPTVAVGLITSPEMAEEIIGNERADMVALGRVLLRQPYWPVYAAHELKDEDIIARQYFRGRYT